The DNA window CGTCTCCAACGAGGAGAACGGCCTGCCGGTCGAGGTGGCCGTGGTCGAGGAGCTCGGCGCGGACGCCTACCTCTACGGCCTGGTCGGCAACGGTGACGAGCAGAAGGAGATCATCGCTCGCATCGACGCCCGCCGCCCGCCGGAGAAGGGCGCCAAGGTGAAGCTCGCCGCCGACACCGAGCGGATCCACGTCTTCTCCGCCTCCACCGGCGACCGCCTCACCGACTGAGCAGCCGCCACCCGGTGCGGGCCACCGCCGCACCGACAACGACACCGGTCGACCACGGTCGGCCACGGGGGTCCGCCGGTTTCACCCGGCGGGCCCCCGTCGTTTTGTCTCCCGGACCTCCTAGCGGATTAACTGGTCCCCATGCCTCGGTTCGCCTCCATGGCCGCAGACCCCGGCCTGCTCGCCCTCCCGTGGAACACCCCGCTCGCGGAGTGGCCGCAGCACCACCTGGTCGCCCTCCCCCGCGGTATCTCCCGCCACGTGGTGCGGTTCATCCGCAACCGCGGTCAGGTGTACGCGCTGAAGGAGGCCGCCGAGCGGTTCGTCGTACGGGAGAACCGCCTGCTCCGCGACCTCGAACGCCTCGACGTCCCCTCCGTGGACTCCGTCGGCATCGTCCTGGACCGGGTCGATGCCCAGGGCGAGCCGATCGACCCGATCCTGATCACCCGGCACCTGTCGTTCTCCCTGCCCTACCGCGCGGTCTTCTCCCGTACGCTCCGCCCGGACACGGTCGTACGCCTGGTCGACGCGCTTGCCGCGCTGCTCGTCCGGCTGCACCTGGCCGGCTTCTTCTGGGGCGACTGCTCGCTGTCCAACACGTTGTTCCGGCGGGACGCGGGCGCGTTCGCGGCCTACCTCGTCGATGCCGAGACCGGCGACCTGCACGACGAGCTGTCCCCCGGCCAGCGCTCCTACGACCTGGACCTCGCGCACACCAACATCTTCGGTGAGCTGATGGACCTGCAGGCCGGCGGCTACCTGTCGGAGGACCTCGAGCTCCTCGAGCTCGCCGACACCGTGGTCGAGCGCTACCAGCGGCTCTGGGCGGAGCTGACCGAGCCGGAGGAGTTCGACACCGGCGAGATGTACCGCCTGGAGCAGCGCATCCAGCGGCTGAACGACCTCGGCTTCGACGTCGCCGAACTCGACATCCACACCGACTTCGACGGCCGGCACATCCGCATCCAGCCGAAGGTCGTCGACGCCGGGCACCACTCCCGCCGGCTGCTGCGGCTCACCGGCCTGGACGTGGAGGAGAACCAGGCGCGCCGGCTGCTCAACGACCTGGACGCGTTCCGGGCCGCGACCGAGCAGCAGTACGAGGACGAGGAGATCGTCGCGCACCAGTGGCTCACCGAGGTGTTCGAGCCCGTCGTACAGGCGGTGCCATCGGAGCTGCGCGGCAAGCTGGAACCCGCCGAGGTGTTCCACGAGGTGCTCGAACACCGGTGGTACCGCTCCGAGAGCGCCCACCGGGAGCTGCCGCTGCTGGAGTCGGCCCGCTCCTACGTGGACACGGTTCTGCGGACCCGCCCGGACGAACGCGAGGCGCTGCCGCGCGGCGACGACACCCTGACCGACATGGAAGCCGTACCCGACGACACCCTCACCGACATGGAGCCGGTGCGCGACGTCGAGCCCTGAGCGGGGCCGGCGCGCCGGCACACCGACGTCAAGCGGGCGTTGACAGTTGGCCAACGGCTGCAGTCGTTCGCACTCCGGCCGCCGGGGGAAGCTGCGTCCCCGCTCCGCCCGGGGCCATCGGACCGCCCTGCCGCCACCAACTGGTCTGCCGCAGCGCGCCCTGCCAACTGAAGCTGATGTGGATGTGGTCGGTGTGCGGGTTCGGCGTCCCCGAGTACGGCTGCCAACCGGCGCTTGCGCGGTAGGAACGCCCGACGCGGACTTTCGCTACGCCGACAGTGCCCGGCCGATGACGAGCCGCTGGATCTGGTTGGTGCCCTCGAAGATCTGCAGCACCTTCGCCTCCCGCATGTACCGCTCCGCCGGGAAGTCTCGGGTGTAGCCGTACCCACCGAGCACCTGCACCGCGTCCGTCGTCACCCTCATCGCCGTGTCGGTGGCGGTGAGCTTCGCCACGGCCGCCTCGGTGGAGTACGCCATGCCGCGGTCGCGCCGCCGGGCCGCGTCCAGGTAGGTCGCCCGGGCGCTCTGCACACCGGCGGCCATGTCGGCCAGCAGGAACGACAGCCCCTGGAAACCGATGACCGGCTGGCCGAACTGCGAGCGCTCCTTCGCGTACGCCACCGCGGTGTCAAGCGCCGCCTGCGCCAGCCCGACCGCGCACGCCGCGATCCCGAGCCGACCGGAATCCAAGGCGGACAAGGCGATTCGCAGGCCCTCGCCCTCCGCGCCGATCAGCCGGTCGACGTCGACACGTACGGCGTCCCAGTGCACCTGGCGGGTCGTGGACGCCGTCATCCCCATCTTGTGCTCGGGCGCGGCGAACGACAACCCGGGCGTGGCCGCATCCACCAGGAAACAACTGATCCCGCGGGTGCGGTCGGGTGAGGTACGGGCGAACAACGTGTAGAAGTCGGCCTCGCCGCCGTGGGTGATCCAGGCCTTCGTGCCGTTCACGACGTACGAGCCGGCGGCATCCTCCTCGGCGCCGTCGCCGTCACGCACGGCCCGGGTGGTCATCCCGGCGACGTCCGAACCCGCCTGCGGCTCCGACAGGCAGTACGCCCCGAGCAGGTCACCGGACAGCAGGCTCGGCAGCCACCGCTCGCGCTGGGCCTCGGTGCCGAAGGTCGCCAGCGGGTAGCAGGTCAGCGACTGCACCGAGGCGCCGACACCGACACTCAGCCAGGCGTACGCCAGTTCTTCCAGCACCTGCAGGTAGACCTCGGACGGCTGGCCGCCTCCGCCGTACTCCTCGGCGTAGGGCAGCGACAGCAGACCAGCCTGCCCGAGCAGCCGGAACGTGTCCCGCGGGAAGCTGCTCGTCTCCTCCGCCTCCGCGGCCCGCGGCGCGAGCTGCTCCGCGGCGATCTCCCGGGTCAGCTCGAGGAGGTCGTGGGCCTCCGGCGTGGGGAGCAGGCGTTCGACCGGCATGGCGGGGTCCTCCTCGACGTTGGGGAAGGCGTCCGTACGGCCGGACTCTCGCTGGTCTCCTACTGGTACGGCCTCAGGGCGTACTCTGTCACGCGTCTTGCGGAGTGAGACGGGCGGACCTGATCCCGCGGCGCCGCCAGGTGTAGGTCACCGTGATTCCGGCACCGTCGGTGACCGCGGCCGGGTAGGAGAACTCGTGATCCTCCACGTTCGGCCCGGGCTCCCCCGGATCGCCCGTTGCCCCGGCGTCCTCCAGCGTCGCCCAGTGCCGCCAGGTGTGGCCGTTGTCGGCGGAAATCGCCGCAGTGAGCGGCGTCCGCGCTCCCCACGACCTGCCGGCCGGGTTGTGCACGCACACCAGCCGGCCGTCCGGGAGCGGCGCGAGGTCGATCCCGCTGTTGTTGTTCGGCAGGGTGGTCGGCGCCGCCGGGCTCCAGGTCCGGCCGCCGTCGGCGGAGTCGCTGCGGCACACCCAGCCGCTGCTGCTGCGCACCAGCATGTGCACCTGACCGGGCGCGGACTCCCAGACGGTGGGCTGGATGATCCCCTTGCCGGGAAACGTCGCGTGGTCCACCGGCACGTACTCGCCGCGCTGCCAGCTGCGTCCACCGTCGTACGACAGGTCGGCGAACGCGTCCCAGGAGTCGGTGCGTTCGACCGACGCCGGCGCGAGCCAGCCGCCGTCGGCGAGCACGATCGGCTTGTTCTTCACCGGGCCGCGCCCGCCCTCGTCGCCCGGCACCAGCTCCCGGGGTTCTGACCAGGTACACCCGCCGTCGCCGGAGACGATCACCCGGGTGCGCCACGCCGGAATCTGCCGCCCCACCTTGTAGAACAGCCACACCTCGCCGGACCCGGGGGCAACGTCAGTGCCCGGCGGCGCGAACAGCACCGGGTTCCAGTGCGGCAGGCCGTCCTCGCCGGCCACGCGTTCGGGGCGGGACCACCCGTCGGGCGTACGCCGGGACAGCCAGATCGCCACGTCGTCCGCGCCCTCGCGGCTGCCGCCGAACCACGCCGCCAGCGGCCCGTCCGGCAGGGCCAGCACCGTGGACGCGTGGCAGGCCGCGAACCGCGGGTCGCCGCGGACCACGAACTCCCGCTCGACCCGCGCGCCGACCCGCGCCCCGGGCTCGGTCATTCCGCGGCGGACCGGGCGCGCTGCTGGGCCACCTCGTACAACGCGATGCCCGCGGCGACCCCGGCGTTCAGCGACTCCGTACCCGAGTGCATCGGGATCCGCGCCAGGTCGTCGGCGGTCTCGCGCACCAGCCGGGACAGCCCCTTGCCCTCCGAACCCGCGACCAGGACCAGCGGGCCGTCCAGGTCGGCGACCTCGGCGAGGTCGCCCTCGCCTTCCGCGGCCAGCCCGACGATCCGCAGCCCGGCCTTCTGGTACGCCTTCAGCGTGCGGTTGAGGTTGACCGCCCGGGCCACCGGAACCCGCACCGCCGCACCGGCCGAGGTCTTCCACGCGGCCGCGGTCATCGCGGCCGACCGGCGTTCGGGCACCACCACACCGTGCGCGCCGAACGCCGCCGCCGAGCGGACCACGGCGCCCAGGTTGCGCGGGTCGGTGACACCGTCCAGGGCCACCAGCAGCGGCGGCTCACCGCTGTCGATGGCGTCCTGGAGCAGCTGATCGGGGTCGGCGTACTCATACGGCGGCACCTGCACCGCCACGCCCTGGTGGACCGCACCGCTGGTGAGCCGGTCCAGCTCCAGCCGGGTGACCTCCAGCAGCGGGGCGCCGGTCTCGGCGGCCAGCCGGAGGATCTCGCGTACCCGGTCGTCACGGTCGATCCGCTCGGCGATCTGGACGGTCTTCACCGGTACGCCGGAGCGCAGGGTCTCCACGACCGGGTTGCGGCCGACGATCCACTCCGGCTTGTCACCGGCCCGGCCGCCCGTACCCGCCCGGCCGGACCCACCGCGCCGGGCGTCCGCGGTGGAAGCCGCCCGCTTCTGCGCCTGCATCCGCTTGTGCGCCTTGTGGTAGGGCCGATCCACCGCCCGCGGCGTCGGGCCCTTGCCCTCCAGGCCGCGACGGACCCGGCCGCCCGAACCCGCCGTCGGGTTGCCCGATGACCGCTGCCGGATCGCACCACGGCGCTTGCTGTTGCCGGCCACGCCAGCCTCCACCCACTCGATGTCGTAAGAGCTCCGGTCAGCCCGAGTCGCCCGGGTCGGCCTCGGTCAGCGCCCGGGTCAGCCCCACCCCCAGGTCAGCCCCGGTCGGCGACGTCCCACCGGGCGCCGTGGGGGGTGTCGGTGACCTCCACGCCGGCCTCCCTGAGCTGGTCGCGCACCGCGTCGGCCGCCGCCCAGTCCCGCCGGGCCCGCGCTTCCTCACGCTGAACCAGCAATGCTCGCACCAGGGTGTCGGCCACCGAGCGGAGGGAGTCGTCCTGGCCGGCCGTACGTCGCCAGCGCGGGTCCATCGGGTCCAGGCCGAGCACGGACAGCATCGACCTGACCTCGAGGAGTCGCGCCCGCACGGTCGCCTTGTCGTCGGCGGCCAGGGCGGTGTTGCCGTCGCGGACCGCCGCGTGCACGACCGCGAGCGCCTGGGGGACGCCCAGATCGTCGTCCATCGCCGCGACGAACGCCTCCGGCAGGGTGGACGTCCACCCCTCCGCGCCATCATCCTCGGCGAGCGGCGCGGCGCCGATCTCCCCGACGAACTCCACCGCGCGCTCGACGAAGCCCTCCAGCCGCTGGTAGGCGGCGGCCGCCTCGTGCATCGCCTCCTCGGAGTACTCGATCATCGAGCGGTAGTGCGGCGAGGCGAGGTAGTACCGCAACTCGACCGGACGGACGTCGCGGCGGACGACCTCCCGGACGAGCAGGGAGTTGCCGAGCGACTTGCTCATCTTCTCCCCGGACATGGTGACCCAGGCGTTGTGCAGCCAGTAGCGCGCGAACGGGTCGCCGGCCGCCAGCGACTGGGCGCGTTCGTTCTCGTGGTGCGGGAACACCAGGTCGATCCCGCCGCCGTGGATGTCGAACGCGGGTCCGAGGTACTTCGTCGACATCGCCGAGCACTCGATGTGCCAGCCCGGCCGGCCCGGGCCCCACGGCGTGTGCCAGCTAGGCTCACCCGGCTTGGCCCGCTTCCACAACGCGAAGTCGCGTGGGTCGCGCTTGGCCTCGGCGTTCTCGGTGTCACCGGCCGACTGGACCTCATCGACCCGCTGGCCGGACAGGGCACCGTAGTCGGCGAACGACCGGACGTCGAACAGCACGTCGCCACCGCTGGGGTAGGCGTGGCCGGCCTCGATCAGCCGGGCGATCAGGGCGACGATCTCCGGGACGTGCCCGGTCGCCCGCGGCTCCAGCGTCGCCGGGAGGCAGCCGAGCAGGTCGTACGCCGCGGAGAACGCCCGCTCGTTGCGGTAGGCCAGCTCCCACCAGGGCACCTGCTCCGCCTGGGACTTCGCAATCACCTTGTCCTCGACGTCGGTGACGTTGCGGACGTAGACGACCTCGTTGCCCTGGTGCAGCAGCCAGCGGCGGAGCAGGTCGAAGTTGACGGCGAACCGCACGTGCCCGATGTGCGGCGGGCTCTGCACGGTGGCGCCACAGACGTACATCGTGACCTTGCCGGGCTGCAGCGGCTCGAAGTCACGGATCGCACGCGCGCGCGTGTCGTACAGGCGCAAGTTCATTGACTCAGCGTACCGAGGACCCGCCCGCGGCCCGCCTCCCGGCGATCCGGGCCGTCAAATCACCCGAATTCCCCCGTCAGCGGGCCGGCTCGATGCCGAGATCGTGGCCGAACACGCCGCGCGGATCGTAGTGGGCCTTGATCCGCTGCAGCCGCGGGTAGTTCCCCTTGTAGTACAGGGTGTGCCAGGGCACCCCGGAGGTGTTCCACCGCGGGTCGGCGAGGTCACGGTCGGGATAGTTGATGTACGACCCGTCGTTGGCGGCGTTCGGCACCGGCACCCCGCCGGTGTCGGCGTACACGTCCCGGTAGATGTTCCGGGCCCAGGCGACCTCCTGCTCGTCGCGCGCCGGGTCGGTCCAGGACGACGCGTAGACCACCTTCATGATCGAGCTCCGCTGCGCGGTGGCGGTCGCGGCCGGGGCGACCGTGTTGACCTTGCCGCCGTACGGAACGAACAACGCCAGCGACTGGGGGTTGCGGTAGTCCGGGTCGGTGAGGTGCCGGTGGATCGTGGCCACCTGCTCGGCGGTGTACCCCTTGCGCAGGTAGGCCGCCTTGTACTTCCCCCGGCCCGGCTGTTGGGTCTCCTGGATGGAGCGCGTGAGCGTCGTGTTGAGGAACGGGCCCTCCGTGGGCTCACCCACGTAGGGCCTCGGCGAAACGCCGTCCGTGATCGCCTCGTGGAACGCTGTCAACTTCGCCTTGGCATCGGGCAGCGTCCCGTCGAACTGCGTGGACAGCAGGAACCCGTCGGCCGCACTGGTCGGGATGAGGAACGGGCTGTAGAGACTGGCGTACGGCGAGTCCGCGCCGGCGTGCTTCTCGTACCACGCGAAGTAGTTCGCCATCGTGCGCCCGAACGACTCCGCGGTGACGGTCTTCCAGTCCCACGCGACGAACGCACTGAGCAGCGTGGCCGGCGGCCTGGGCAGCGCCCGGGTGGGATCGTTGCCGGACGCTCCGTGGCTGCACAGGAAGTAGCGGGTGACCACGCCGAAGTTCCCGCCGCCACCGCCGGTGTGCGCCCACCACAGGTCACGGTGCGGGTCGCGCGGATCCCGGGTCGCCACCACCGGCCGGGCGTGCCCGGACCTGTCCACGACCACCACTTCCACGCCGTACAGGTGGTCCACCACCGAGCCGTGCAGCCGCGACAGCGGGCCGTACCCGCCGCCGCTGAAGTGGCCGCCGACCCCGACCGACAGGCAGCCGCCGCCCGGTACGGTGACGCCCCAGCCGAACAGCAGCGCCTTGTACACCTGCTCTAGAGTCGCGCCCGCCTCGACGGCGAACGCGCCGCGGCGGTGGTCCCAGGTAACCTCCGACAGCGCCGACATGTCGACGACCACCTTCACGTCGGGGTCGTCGACGAAGTTCTCGAAGCAGTGCCCGCCGCCGCGCACCGCGACCCGACGGCCGGACCGGGCCGCCTTCTCGACCGCACGTACGACGTCCTCGGTGGAACGCACCACCTCGATGCGGTCGGGATGCCCGACGAACCGGCGGTTCTGGCCGCGCAGCATCAGGTCGGCATACCTCGGGTCGTCCGGACCGACACCGCCGGCGCCCGGACCGCCACCGCGGGCCGCGGCCGAAGCCCCGGTGTCCGCCAGCGCCACTCCGGCGCCGTTCGCCTGCGTTCCCACCACCCCGGCACCCGCCACTCCGGCAAGGGCGGCGCTACCGAGGAAGCCCCGTCTGGTCACGTCCGTCATCGCGAAATCCGTTCCTGGCAAGGCGGTCACGCTGTTCGTGCCACCGGCCCCACGAACGTAACGACGCGTCAGCAAGCCGCACATCCACCGATCAGTGGATCTGATGTCCGCCGGTCGGGTACGACTCAGGCGGGTACGCCTACTCAGGCAGGGACTCGGGCAGGACTTCAGGCAGGGACGAGCAGGGCGGTGGCGAACGCCGCCAGCCCCTCGCCGCGTCCGGTGAACCCGAGCCCGTCGGTCGTCTTCGCGGCCACGCTCACCGGCGCACCGCACGCCTCGCCCAGCACCTGCTCGGCCTCGACCCGGCGTGCGGCCATCCGGGGCCGGACACCGACCACCTGCACCGAGACGTTCCCGATCCGCCACCCCGCCTCTCGGACCCGGCCGGCCATCTCGGTCAGCAGCGCCACACCGGAGGCACCGGCCCACACCGGGTCCGACGTGCCGATCTGGGCACCGAGGTCGCCGAGCCCCGCGGCGGTCAGGATCGCGTCGCAGCAGGCGTGCGCGGCCACGTCCCCGTCGGAGTGCCCGGACAGCCCGACGTCCTCCTGAGGCCAGTGCAGACCGGCGACCCACATCGGCCGACCGGGCGCGAAGGGGTGGACGTCGACGCCCACACCCACGCGGGGAAGCACGAACGCGGCGGATGACTCAGTGGGCGGCTCAGCGAGCACCGGCGGCCCTCCGCCGGGTCAGCAGCGCCTCCGCGGTCAGCAGGTCCAGCGGCCTGGTCACCTTGAACGCCTCCTCCGAGCCGGGAACGGCCACCACCGGGACGCCCTGGCGCTCGACCATGCCGGCGTCGTCGGTGACCGGTGGGACGTCCGGTAGTCCGCCATCGGCCAGGGCCTGCTCCACCGCCGCGTGCGCGGCCACCAGCACAGGCCGCCGGAACCCCTGCGGAGTCTGGACCGCACGCAACGAGGACCGGTCCAGGGTGCGGACCACCTGATCGTCGGCGACCACCTTCACGGTGTCGGCGAGAGGAACGACGGGCACGCAGGCGGCGGCGCCGCGGCGGATGGTCCCGGCCACCGCGTCCACCAGTTCCGGTGGCGCGAGGGGCCGGGCCGCGTCGTGGACCAGAACGACGTCCACGTCCTCGGGAAGGCTGGCCAGCGCGCGGGCCACGGACTGCTGCCGGTCGAGGCCACCGGCGACGACGAGTACCTCGCCGATCCACTCGTAGTCGGCCAGCAGGCGTTCGACGCCCGCCCTGTCGTCGGGGGGTGCGGCCACCACCACGAGGTCGACCGACCGGGCGCGGTCCACCGCCCTGACCGCGTGCACGAGCAGCGGTGCGCCGCCAAGCTCGCGGAGCGCCTTCGGCACACCGGGGCCCAGGCGTTCGCCGCGGCCGGCGGCCGGAATGATCGCTGCGGTTCTCATCAGTTCTGTGAAGTCGTACGGAAGTAGTGCGGGCGCAGGAGAAGCCTCGACCCCGGCGTCAACCGGGGTCGAGGCTCGCGCACGTCGTCAGGAAGCGAGCACCTCGTCGAGGAGGGCTTCCGCTTTGTCCTCGTTTGTGTTCTCCGCCAGCGCCAGCTCGGAGACGAGTATCTGCCGGGCCTTCGCCAGCATCCGCTTCTCGCCCGCTGAAAGCCCGCGGTCCCGCTCCCGGCGCCACAGGTCGCGGACGACCTCCGCCACCTTGATCACGTCACCGGAGGCAAGCTTCTCGAGGTTGGCCTTGTAGCGCCGCGACCAGTTGGTCGGCTCCTCCGTGTGTGGTGCACGGAGAACCTCGAAGACCTTCTCCAGACCTTCCTGACCCACTACGTCGCGGACGCCGACCAGGTCGACGTTGTCCGCCGGGACCCGGACAACGAGATCGCTTTGTGCCACGATCCGCAGGACGAGGTAGGTCTTGTCCACGCCCTTGATCTTGCGTGTCTCGATGTCATCGATGACGGCAGCCCCATGATGGGGGTACACCACTGTCTCGCCGACCTTGAAAGTCATATGTCAGGTACCCCTTCCTCGGTGACAAGGGTAACACGGGGCGATCCTGACACCCTCGACGTTTCCGCAGGTCAGCGCGGGGATGGGGGGTTGACAACCGGCGTCGGGGCATGCTCGGGCAGGTGAAAGGGCCTGCAAGGAGCGGTTACGACCAGGCCTCGCAGCCCCGGAACGGCAGGTGTTTCCCCTCGACGTACACCGGCTTCGGTTGGTACGGATTGACGCCCGGAGCACCGCGCAGATGGAACGCGCTCGGCCACGGCAACTCGTCGGAGACGATACGAGTCGTGGTCGGAATATAGCGGATCGTGAGCCCGCATCGGCGTCGTGGCGAGGTGTTCGCGTTGCTCCCGTGCACGATGTGCGGATGGTGGACCTCCACGTCGCCGGGCTGCAGCACCATGTCGACGGCCTGGTCCTCGTCCACGTCGACCGCGATCTCCTTGCCCAGCACACTTTCCACGTCGGTGTTGTCCCGCATCCCCGCGACGTCCCACTTGTGTGAGCCCGGGACCAGACGTACGCATCCGTTCTCCGGAGTCGACGGGTCGACCGCCAGCCACAGCGTGACGACCTTCATCGGCTCCAAAGGCCAGAACGCGCCGTCCTGGTGCCACAGGACCGGCTGGCCCGCGAACGGCGGCTTGCAGATGTAGTGGGACGCGAACAACGCGACGTCCGGTCCGATGAACATCTGCGCGATGTCGACCAACCGGTCGTCCCCGATCAGACGCACCCAGAACGGGTCGTGCTGCATCAGAACATGTCCCAGCTGCTCGGGCCGCAGCTCGGGGTGGCGGGCCTGCAGCCAGTCGACGTGGGCGTTCACTTCCTTGATCAGGTCGGCGTCGATGACGTCGCGGAAGATCACGTAGCCGTCGGCGTCGTAGCGTTCGCGTGCTTCGCGTTCGTCCAGTGCCACTGCGCTTGCCTGTGCACTTGCCTCCGCGCTCATCGAACTCGTCCCCTTCGTCCGTCCTCGTCCTGAAAGGCACGTCCGCGCCCTGGGTCCATCCTCGGCGCCGATGCCGGTCGCGCGATAGCACTGCCGATGCGGGAATGTGTACTTTTCTGACATGCCCTCCCGGCAGCCGCTGCGGTTCCAGTCCCATGCCCTGGGGCGGGCCTACCACGCCGCCCAGGTCCGCCTCGGCCCCCGCTCGGGCGGGTCCGACCGGCACGGCCACGCGGACTTCTACGAGCTGATGGCCGTCGTCGACGGGTACGCCGACCATCACGTCGGCACCGGCGTCCAGGCCCTGGAGCCAGGCGACGTGGTCCTCGTCCGCCCCCGCGACCAGCACGCGATCGCCGGCCGGTCGGCGGCCGGGGTGACCTTCGTCAACGTCGCCTTTCCCGCGCCGGCCTGGCGGTCGTTCGTCGCCCTCGCCGGAGCCGATCCGGACGGGGCGTGGGAGCAGCGTCCGGATCCTCCGCTGCTGGCGCTGCGCGGTGAGCGGGGCGAGGCCGGGCGGGCGGCGTTCGACCGCGCGCTGGCGGCGTTCCACCACACGCCGACGATGCTCGACCTGATCGGGTTCTGGTCGCAGATCCTCGCCCTCGGCCCCTTCGACGCGCACGCCGACGCCGACGGGGCCGGCTCCGGTACGCGCGCGGGCGAGCTCCGCCCGGCCTGGCTGGTACGCGCCTGCGCCGACATGCGCGCCGAGGACA is part of the Actinopolymorpha sp. NPDC004070 genome and encodes:
- a CDS encoding phytanoyl-CoA dioxygenase family protein; the protein is MSAEASAQASAVALDEREARERYDADGYVIFRDVIDADLIKEVNAHVDWLQARHPELRPEQLGHVLMQHDPFWVRLIGDDRLVDIAQMFIGPDVALFASHYICKPPFAGQPVLWHQDGAFWPLEPMKVVTLWLAVDPSTPENGCVRLVPGSHKWDVAGMRDNTDVESVLGKEIAVDVDEDQAVDMVLQPGDVEVHHPHIVHGSNANTSPRRRCGLTIRYIPTTTRIVSDELPWPSAFHLRGAPGVNPYQPKPVYVEGKHLPFRGCEAWS
- a CDS encoding AraC family transcriptional regulator, translating into MPSRQPLRFQSHALGRAYHAAQVRLGPRSGGSDRHGHADFYELMAVVDGYADHHVGTGVQALEPGDVVLVRPRDQHAIAGRSAAGVTFVNVAFPAPAWRSFVALAGADPDGAWEQRPDPPLLALRGERGEAGRAAFDRALAAFHHTPTMLDLIGFWSQILALGPFDAHADADGAGSGTRAGELRPAWLVRACADMRAEDNLRAGVPRLRELAAVSGAHLARSMSTHYATSPTRFVTELRLERARVLLATTDLTVTAIAHRTGFASQSYFTRCFHRAHELSPREYRRRARRAFVP